The following coding sequences lie in one Populus trichocarpa isolate Nisqually-1 chromosome 14, P.trichocarpa_v4.1, whole genome shotgun sequence genomic window:
- the LOC7468509 gene encoding dihydrolipoyllysine-residue succinyltransferase component of 2-oxoglutarate dehydrogenase complex 2, mitochondrial codes for MIWGIIRRNLASSQSVSRIKHPAIRPRGYGQNELLSNGKGCRHAVGSFSYCTSLGSQCCRAYSNKPRREITAMLRPEYFIPLRSRSFSSDTGDLVDAVVPFMGESITDGTLAKFLKNPGDRVEVDEPIAQIETDKVTIDVASPEAGTIQQLVAKEGETVEPGTKIAVISKSGEGVPQAAPPSQEKTASQPPPPAEKESIGKGTTKTETSSLKGKEKTLFPPQPAARAPSSPPKPSEPQLPPKERERRVPMTRLRKRVATRLKDSQNTFAMLTTFNEVDMTNLMKLRSDYKDAFVEKHGVKFGFMSGFVKATVSALQYQPVVNAVIDGDDIIYRDYIDISIAVGTPKGLVVPVIRNSDQMNFAEIEKNINTLAKKATAGTISIDEMAGGTFTISNGGVYGSLLSMPIINPPQSAILGMHSIVTRPMVVGGNIVPRPMMYIALTYDHRLIDGREAVYFLRRIKDVVEDPRRLLLDV; via the exons ATGATCTGGGGAATTATTCGACGCAATCTCGCTTCG TCTCAGTCAGTCTCGCGAATTAAGCATCCGGCGATAAGGCCGAGAGGTTACGGCCAAAACGAG CTTCTGAGCAATGGTAAGGGGTGTCGGCATGCCGTCGGCAGCTTTAGTTATTGCACTTCCTTAG ggaGCCAATGTTGTCGTGCATATTCGAATAAGCCGAGGAG GGAAATTACTGCAATGCTTCGACCAGAATATTTTATTCCATTGAGGAGTAGATCATTTTCTTCAGATACTG GAGATCTGGTTGATGCAGTTGTCCCTTTCATGGGTGAATCTATTACTGATGGCACCTTGGCGAAATTCTTGAAAA ATCCTGGTGACAGGGTTGAAGTTGATGAGCCCATTGCACAGATTGAAACTGACAAG GTGACAATTGATGTGGCTAGTCCTGAAGCCGGCACCATTCAACAG CTTGTAGCCAAGGAAGGTGAAACTGTGGAACCGGGTACCAAAATTGCTGTTATTTCAAAATCAGGTGAAGGTGTACCACAAGCTGCTCCGCCCTCACAAGAAAAGACTGCTTCTCAGCCCCCGCCCCCAGCAGAAAAAGAGAGTATAGGAAAAGGAACGACTAAGACTGAAACTTCCTCTctcaaaggaaaggaaaaaacactgtTTCCACCACAACCAGCAGCCAGAGCTCCTTCATCACCTCCTAAACCTTCAGAACCGCAACTTCCACCtaaggaaagagaaagaaga GTTCCCATGACAAGGCTGAGGAAACGGGTTGCAACACGGTTGAAAGATTCGCAAAATACATTTGCAATGCTGACCACATTCAATGAGGTTGATAT GACTAATTTGATGAAGCTTCGTTCAGATTATAAGGATGCATTTGTTGAAAAGCATGGAGTGAAGTTCGGATTTATGTCAGGATTTGTCAAG GCTACTGTTAGTGCACTTCAGTATCAGCCAGTTGTCAATGCTGTAATTGATGGAGATGATATCATATACAGAGACTACATTGATATAAGCATTGCCGTTGGCACTCCAAAG GGCCTTGTTGTTCCAGTTATCCGCAATTCTGATCAAATGAACTTTGCTGAGATAGAGAAGAACATCAACACTCTAGCTAAGAAAGCAACTGCTGGTACCATATCGATTGACGAGATGGCTGGAGGTACTTTCACAATATCTAATGGCGGGGTTTATGGAAGCCTTTTGAGCATGCCAATTATCAACCCTCCTCAG TCTGCTATTTTGGGCATGCACTCTATAGTCACCCGGCCAATGGTTGTTGGGGGCAACATAGTCCCAAGGCCAATGATGTACATTGCATTGACATATGATCATCGACTGATAGATGGAAGGGAGGCTGTTTATTTCTTACGCCGCATCAAAGATGTTGTGGAGGACCCTCGTAGGCTTCTTCTTGATGTATGA
- the LOC7468510 gene encoding uncharacterized protein LOC7468510 — translation MIQPVYVAIFSEMGVILTLIFRNPLRKFVIMGLDRVKRGRGPVVVKTVAGTILVLLLSNVYSIGNMQNRKMEAGALNPTEEVLMAMQLLQASLLGFLLFLSLMIDRLHHYIRELRLLRKAMEAAKKQNRSFEDGKNGEGKGLGEEVETLRSKVKKLESEYEAKVKEAEAAEAKAEALRKQSEGSLLQYDHLLEDNQSLRNQLDSIDQTSSPSDGKKNM, via the exons ATGATTCAGCCGGTGTACGTCGCAATTTTTTCCGAGATGGGAGTGATTTTAACTCTGATATTCAGAAATCCGTTAAGAAAGTTCGTGATCATGGGTTTGGATCGAGTCAAGCGAGGGAGGGGACCCGTTGTCGTCAAGACTGTTGCTGGGACAATCTTAGTTCTTCTCTTGTCTAATGTTTACTCTATTGGGAATATGCAGAACCGTAAGATGGAAGCCGGCGCTCTTAATCCAACTGAAGAGGTTCTCATGGCCATGCAATTGCTCCAAGCCTCTCTTCTGG GCTTCTTGCTATTCCTCTCATTGATGATAGACAGGTTACACCATTACATTAGAGAACTTCGTTTACTCAGGAAGGCAATGGAGGCTGCTAAGAAACAAAACCGAAGTTTTGAAGATGGAAAAAATGGAGAGGGCAAAGGTCTGGGAGAAGAGGTTGAGACTTTAAGGAGTAAGGTCAAAAAGCTAGAATCTGAATATGAGGCTAAAGTAAAGGAGGCAGAGGCTGCGGAAGCCAAGGCAGAGGCTCTCAGAAAACAATCTGAAGGGTCACTTCTACAGTATGATCACTTGCTTGAGGATAATCAAAGCCTGCGGAACCAGTTGGATTCAATAGACCAAACTTCGTCACCATCAGATGGCAAGAAGAATATGTAA
- the LOC7468511 gene encoding stress-response A/B barrel domain-containing protein UP3 isoform X2 encodes MINSFFYNDNKHTVTLARVATSSSSKLRTMPLEALTSTAPSFPSFRRQNPTTLSCHVSFDGLNTRRNRTTKVTAGSKVESSSFPLEKKRKVVEHVCLLKAKKFLSDEDEKDMLDYLYTSQYQMRGIVAVSLGRISDDNVENYTHAVFMRFQTKEDVTRFYENPFYLKVLKEHVMPYCHDLVNVDYESEVEDDMIPIFRKGEEFNYGEEFVHLFAFDDSALGAPVEDALASLEKLKKEFPSLIVQSTQGSNFNLSSKEYTHAVVTRFRSSEAFEIFVGSTEYRDVWRSKFELITRKTLPIHFSVDPVGKEVM; translated from the exons atgataaatagttttttttataacgaCAACAAACACACAGTTACTCTTGCTAGAGTAGCcacttcttcatcttcaaaactAAGAACAATGCCCCTTGAAGCCCTTACATCGACCGCCCCTTCCTTTCCCAGTTTTCGCCGCCAAAACCCCACCACTCTTTCCTGCCATGTTTCTTTTGACG GATTGAATACGAGGAGGAATCGGACGACGAAGGTTACGGCTGGTTCTAAAGTCGAGAGCTCGAGCTTCCCTTTGGAGAAAAAGAG AAAAGTTGTGGAACACGTGTGTCTgctcaaagcaaagaagttTTTGTCTGATGAGGATGAGAAAGATATGCTGGATTATCTGTATACTTCCCAATATCAAATGCGTGGAATTGTTGCAGTTTCTTTgg GACGAATCTCCGACGACAATGTGGAGAATTATACTCATGCTGTTTTCATGCGTTTCCAAACAAAGGAAGATGTTACAAGGTTCTATGAGAACCCTTTCTATTTGAAAGTTTTGAAGGAGCATGTAATGCCTTATTGCCAT GATTTAGTTAATGTGGATTATGAATCGGAAGTTGAAGATGATATGATTCCTATATTTCGTAAAGGAGAG GAGTTCAACTATGGTGAGGAGTTTGTGCATCTATTTGCATTTGATGACAGCGCATTAGGTGCACCTGTGGAAGATGCATTGGCATCtcttgaaaagttgaaaaaagagTTTCCGTCCTTAATTGTCCAATCTACTCAAG GTTCAAATTTTAATCTCAGCAGCAAAGAATATACACATGCTGTAGTGACAAGATTTCGATCAT CTGAGGCCTTTGAGATATTCGTGGGTAGCACTGAATACAGAGAT GTGTGGAGGTCGAAATTCGAGCTGATCACCCGGAAAACACTTCCCATTCATTTCTCTGTTGATCCAGTGGGCAAGGAGGTTATGTAG
- the LOC7468511 gene encoding stress-response A/B barrel domain-containing protein UP3 isoform X1, whose amino-acid sequence MINSFFYNDNKHTVTLARVATSSSSKLRTMPLEALTSTAPSFPSFRRQNPTTLSCHVSFDVSGLNTRRNRTTKVTAGSKVESSSFPLEKKRKVVEHVCLLKAKKFLSDEDEKDMLDYLYTSQYQMRGIVAVSLGRISDDNVENYTHAVFMRFQTKEDVTRFYENPFYLKVLKEHVMPYCHDLVNVDYESEVEDDMIPIFRKGEEFNYGEEFVHLFAFDDSALGAPVEDALASLEKLKKEFPSLIVQSTQGSNFNLSSKEYTHAVVTRFRSSEAFEIFVGSTEYRDVWRSKFELITRKTLPIHFSVDPVGKEVM is encoded by the exons atgataaatagttttttttataacgaCAACAAACACACAGTTACTCTTGCTAGAGTAGCcacttcttcatcttcaaaactAAGAACAATGCCCCTTGAAGCCCTTACATCGACCGCCCCTTCCTTTCCCAGTTTTCGCCGCCAAAACCCCACCACTCTTTCCTGCCATGTTTCTTTTGACG TTTCAGGATTGAATACGAGGAGGAATCGGACGACGAAGGTTACGGCTGGTTCTAAAGTCGAGAGCTCGAGCTTCCCTTTGGAGAAAAAGAG AAAAGTTGTGGAACACGTGTGTCTgctcaaagcaaagaagttTTTGTCTGATGAGGATGAGAAAGATATGCTGGATTATCTGTATACTTCCCAATATCAAATGCGTGGAATTGTTGCAGTTTCTTTgg GACGAATCTCCGACGACAATGTGGAGAATTATACTCATGCTGTTTTCATGCGTTTCCAAACAAAGGAAGATGTTACAAGGTTCTATGAGAACCCTTTCTATTTGAAAGTTTTGAAGGAGCATGTAATGCCTTATTGCCAT GATTTAGTTAATGTGGATTATGAATCGGAAGTTGAAGATGATATGATTCCTATATTTCGTAAAGGAGAG GAGTTCAACTATGGTGAGGAGTTTGTGCATCTATTTGCATTTGATGACAGCGCATTAGGTGCACCTGTGGAAGATGCATTGGCATCtcttgaaaagttgaaaaaagagTTTCCGTCCTTAATTGTCCAATCTACTCAAG GTTCAAATTTTAATCTCAGCAGCAAAGAATATACACATGCTGTAGTGACAAGATTTCGATCAT CTGAGGCCTTTGAGATATTCGTGGGTAGCACTGAATACAGAGAT GTGTGGAGGTCGAAATTCGAGCTGATCACCCGGAAAACACTTCCCATTCATTTCTCTGTTGATCCAGTGGGCAAGGAGGTTATGTAG